One window of the Desulfonatronum thiosulfatophilum genome contains the following:
- a CDS encoding UbiD family decarboxylase, which yields MGYNNLQECIRDLEAAGRLVRLDVEVDPYLEAGVIQRRVYQAGGPALLFTRVKGSRFPMLGNLFGTLDRARYLFRDTLPALEKLVRLKVDPGEAMRAPWKNLGLIRTLWNARPKFVSNGPILAGTCDLTDLPNQVSWPKDGGAFVTLPQVYSESPASPGWMHSNLGMYRVQFSGGQYAPNREVGLHYQIHRGIAVHHAQALERRQPLRVNVFIGGPPAMTLAAVMPLPEGMPEISFAGMLGGHRMELVPAANGLVMPAHADFCISGVIDDTKTLPEGPFGDHLGYYSLEHDFPVLRVDRVYHRPDAIWPFTTVGRPPQEDTSFGALIHELTGEAIPTVLPGVRAIHAVDAAGVHPLLLALGSERYVPYDPHKSPRELLTQANAILGQGQLSLAKYLFIANSGDDPALDIHDIPAFFRHVLQRVDWTRDLHFQTRTTVDTLDYSGLGLNEGSKVVIAAAGPPRRTLPTTLPRDMRLPDGFDVPTICLPGVLAVQGPPCVRNRHAQDPRMEDLCRELRDTGQFQEWPLILVVDDSAFTAASLNNFLWICFTRSDPGCDIYGVGASTICKHWGCTGPLVIDARSKPHHAPALEPDPEVEKRVDQLAARGGPLHRVI from the coding sequence ATGGGATACAACAATCTGCAGGAATGCATCCGAGATCTTGAGGCTGCCGGGCGGTTGGTCCGTCTGGATGTGGAAGTCGATCCGTATCTTGAGGCCGGGGTGATCCAGCGCCGGGTCTATCAGGCCGGGGGGCCGGCTCTGTTGTTCACCAGGGTCAAGGGGAGCCGTTTCCCCATGCTGGGCAATCTTTTCGGCACCCTGGACCGGGCCAGGTATCTGTTCCGGGATACCCTGCCGGCCCTGGAGAAACTGGTCCGATTGAAGGTCGATCCCGGAGAGGCCATGCGTGCGCCCTGGAAAAACTTGGGCCTGATCCGGACGCTTTGGAATGCCCGTCCCAAGTTCGTGTCCAACGGGCCGATTCTGGCCGGCACCTGCGACCTGACCGATCTGCCGAACCAGGTTTCTTGGCCAAAGGACGGCGGCGCCTTCGTGACCCTGCCCCAGGTCTATTCCGAGAGTCCGGCCAGTCCCGGCTGGATGCATTCCAATCTGGGCATGTACCGGGTTCAGTTCAGCGGGGGGCAATATGCACCGAACCGGGAGGTCGGGCTGCATTATCAGATTCATCGCGGCATAGCCGTACACCACGCCCAGGCTCTGGAACGTCGTCAGCCGTTGCGCGTGAATGTCTTTATCGGCGGCCCGCCGGCCATGACCCTGGCCGCGGTGATGCCGTTGCCCGAGGGCATGCCGGAAATCAGCTTTGCCGGGATGCTCGGCGGCCACAGGATGGAGCTGGTTCCCGCGGCCAACGGTCTGGTCATGCCTGCCCATGCGGATTTCTGCATCTCCGGCGTCATCGACGATACCAAGACCCTGCCTGAAGGACCCTTTGGCGATCATCTCGGATACTACAGCCTGGAGCATGACTTTCCCGTGCTCAGAGTGGACCGCGTCTATCACCGCCCGGACGCAATCTGGCCCTTTACCACGGTGGGGCGCCCGCCCCAGGAGGATACGTCCTTCGGCGCGCTGATCCACGAACTGACCGGGGAGGCCATTCCCACGGTCCTGCCGGGGGTCCGGGCCATCCATGCCGTGGACGCCGCCGGAGTCCATCCCCTGCTGTTGGCCCTGGGCAGCGAGCGATACGTGCCCTATGATCCGCATAAGTCCCCACGGGAACTGCTGACTCAGGCCAACGCCATCCTTGGCCAGGGCCAGCTTTCTCTGGCCAAGTATCTGTTCATCGCGAACAGCGGCGACGACCCGGCTTTAGACATCCACGACATCCCCGCTTTCTTCCGCCATGTCCTGCAACGCGTCGACTGGACCCGGGATCTGCATTTTCAGACCCGGACCACGGTAGATACCCTGGATTATTCCGGCCTGGGGCTGAACGAGGGCTCCAAGGTCGTCATTGCCGCCGCGGGGCCGCCGCGACGAACCCTGCCCACGACCCTGCCCAGGGACATGCGTCTGCCTGATGGGTTCGACGTGCCCACAATCTGCCTTCCCGGCGTGCTGGCCGTCCAGGGGCCGCCATGTGTCCGCAACCGCCATGCCCAGGACCCGCGGATGGAGGATTTATGTCGGGAACTGCGTGATACAGGGCAATTCCAGGAATGGCCGCTGATCCTGGTAGTGGACGACAGCGCTTTCACGGCTGCCAGTCTGAACAATTTTCTGTGGATCTGCTTCACCCGCTCTGATCCGGGGTGCGACATCTACGGCGTCGGCGCAAGCACGATCTGCAAACATTGGGGCTGTACCGGGCCGCTGGTCATCGACGCCCGAAGCAAGCCTCATCACGCTCCGGCGCTGGAGCCGGACCCGGAAGTCGAGAAACGGGTGGATCAACTCGCAGCCAGGGGCGGTCCTCTGCACAGGGTGATCTAG
- a CDS encoding DUF1538 domain-containing protein has protein sequence MKEVVQAVLPITIVVVLLQIFLVGMPWLVFARFLIGAFMVLLGLMLFLQGVKIGLLPMGEAVGSELPKHGSMFFLLFFAFLLGFAVTVAEPDVRVLAHQVDFVSDGMIGSNLLVFTVALGVAVFVAMAMMRIVLKVPIQWLLSGGYLLILALSFVTPPSFVPIAFDAGGVTTGPVTVPFILALGLGTVAVMGGRSSFSDGFGLVGLASIGPVIGVMLLGMIYG, from the coding sequence ATGAAGGAAGTGGTTCAGGCTGTTCTGCCCATAACCATCGTGGTCGTTCTGCTCCAGATCTTCCTAGTCGGCATGCCTTGGCTGGTTTTTGCCCGATTCCTCATCGGCGCGTTCATGGTTTTGCTCGGACTGATGCTGTTCCTGCAGGGCGTCAAGATTGGATTGTTGCCCATGGGCGAGGCGGTGGGATCGGAACTGCCCAAGCACGGATCGATGTTCTTCCTGCTTTTTTTTGCATTTCTACTCGGTTTTGCCGTGACCGTGGCCGAGCCGGATGTCCGCGTACTGGCGCATCAGGTGGATTTCGTTTCGGACGGAATGATTGGGAGCAATCTTCTGGTTTTTACCGTGGCCCTGGGTGTGGCGGTCTTCGTGGCCATGGCCATGATGCGCATCGTGCTCAAGGTGCCCATTCAGTGGTTGCTGAGCGGCGGATATCTGCTTATTTTGGCGTTGTCCTTCGTCACGCCTCCTTCCTTCGTGCCCATTGCCTTTGATGCCGGCGGCGTAACCACCGGCCCGGTGACCGTGCCCTTTATTCTGGCTTTGGGACTGGGCACGGTGGCCGTCATGGGCGGGCGGTCCTCCTTTTCGGACGGCTTCGGGCTAGTCGGCCTAGCTTCCATAGGGCCTGTCATCGGCGTCATGCTCCTGGGGATGATTTACGGATGA
- a CDS encoding deoxyhypusine synthase family protein codes for MCPTQLGPVGSFINHHYRHFNAAALIDAAKAYDDFLTGGGKMMITLAGAMSTAELGLSLAEMIRRDKIHLIVCTGANMEEDIFNLVAHDYYERVPHYRDLTPQDEAELLARHMNRVTDTCIPEMEAMRRIEKAMLEVWTAADAKGDRYFPHEFFRQILASGALASSYQIDPKDSWMVAALEKNVPMVVPGWEDSTLGNMYSAAVLRGEVKNVHTVRTGIEYMTWLAEHYIQTTKTNQLGMFQIGGGIAGDFPICVVPMLHQDMEMTEVPLWGYFCQISDSTTSYGSYSGAIPNEKITWGKLGVDTPKFVIESDATIVAPLIFAYLLGW; via the coding sequence ATGTGTCCGACGCAACTTGGTCCGGTAGGATCGTTCATCAACCATCATTATCGCCATTTCAACGCCGCTGCTTTGATCGACGCAGCCAAGGCATACGATGATTTTTTGACCGGTGGCGGCAAGATGATGATCACCCTGGCCGGGGCCATGAGCACGGCCGAACTGGGGCTTTCCCTGGCCGAGATGATCCGCCGGGATAAAATTCATCTCATCGTCTGCACCGGAGCCAACATGGAGGAGGACATCTTCAACCTGGTGGCCCATGATTATTATGAGCGGGTGCCGCATTACCGGGACCTGACGCCCCAGGACGAGGCGGAGTTGCTGGCGCGGCACATGAACCGCGTGACCGACACCTGCATCCCGGAAATGGAGGCCATGCGGCGGATCGAAAAAGCCATGCTGGAGGTCTGGACGGCCGCGGACGCCAAGGGAGATCGCTATTTTCCCCATGAGTTCTTCCGCCAGATTCTGGCCAGCGGGGCCCTGGCATCCTCTTACCAGATCGATCCCAAGGATTCCTGGATGGTGGCGGCTCTGGAAAAGAACGTGCCCATGGTGGTTCCCGGCTGGGAGGACTCCACCTTGGGCAACATGTACTCGGCCGCGGTTCTGCGCGGGGAGGTCAAGAACGTCCATACCGTGCGCACCGGAATCGAGTACATGACATGGCTGGCTGAACATTACATCCAGACCACGAAAACCAATCAACTGGGGATGTTTCAGATCGGCGGAGGCATTGCCGGCGACTTTCCGATTTGCGTGGTGCCCATGCTCCATCAGGATATGGAGATGACCGAAGTGCCGTTATGGGGGTATTTTTGTCAGATCAGCGACAGTACGACCAGTTATGGTTCCTATTCCGGGGCCATTCCCAATGAAAAAATCACCTGGGGCAAATTGGGCGTGGATACACCGAAGTTCGTCATCGAATCCGACGCGACCATCGTCGCTCCATTGATTTTCGCCTATTTACTGGGTTGGTGA
- a CDS encoding P-II family nitrogen regulator, producing the protein MEVGIPFDLIVTIVNKGHSDAIIEASKEAGAEGGTIIPGRGTGVRENKKFWGIPIEPEKDIILTIVPQEITDTVLKALMKAGKLDKPGAGISFVVELKKVAGICHMCMLEPDHQPSK; encoded by the coding sequence ATGGAAGTGGGTATCCCCTTTGACCTTATTGTCACCATAGTGAACAAGGGCCATAGTGATGCGATCATTGAGGCATCCAAGGAAGCCGGAGCCGAAGGCGGCACGATCATCCCGGGGCGGGGAACCGGAGTACGGGAAAACAAGAAGTTCTGGGGCATTCCCATAGAACCGGAGAAAGACATCATCTTGACCATCGTGCCGCAGGAGATAACCGACACCGTCCTGAAGGCCTTGATGAAGGCGGGCAAACTGGACAAACCCGGCGCCGGTATTTCCTTTGTGGTTGAACTGAAAAAGGTCGCCGGGATTTGTCACATGTGCATGCTGGAACCTGATCACCAACCCAGTAAATAG
- a CDS encoding DUF1538 domain-containing protein translates to MRELLDFLHFGHVSWEVLQAMIPLVGFFIFFQIFYLKLPKKYVVNMVKGLILTMLGLALFLQGVQVGFMPVGTQMGEILGGMDHKWLLMPIGFILGLVATVAEPAVRILSHEVEKASAGSIRKDVILVTLSLGVALFVALGMARIIYGIPIHYIIVPGYLLALLLMLFCDGTFVAIAFDAGGVATGPMTVTFVLAVALGIASAIDGRDAILDGFGLIALVAMAPILSVMILGMVVTFIKNRS, encoded by the coding sequence ATGAGAGAACTTCTGGATTTTCTGCATTTCGGCCATGTCAGCTGGGAAGTTCTACAGGCCATGATTCCTTTGGTGGGCTTTTTCATTTTTTTTCAGATATTTTATCTCAAATTGCCCAAAAAATACGTGGTGAACATGGTCAAGGGGCTGATCTTGACCATGTTGGGACTGGCCTTGTTTCTACAGGGAGTCCAGGTGGGCTTCATGCCCGTGGGCACGCAAATGGGGGAGATTCTAGGGGGCATGGACCACAAGTGGCTGCTCATGCCCATTGGGTTCATTTTGGGACTGGTGGCTACGGTGGCTGAACCGGCCGTGCGAATTCTGAGTCATGAGGTGGAAAAGGCATCGGCCGGGAGTATCCGTAAAGATGTGATCCTGGTCACCCTGTCGCTGGGCGTCGCACTGTTCGTGGCCCTGGGCATGGCCAGGATCATCTACGGCATTCCCATTCACTACATTATCGTGCCCGGATATCTGCTGGCCCTGCTGTTGATGCTTTTTTGCGACGGTACCTTCGTGGCCATTGCCTTTGACGCCGGAGGAGTGGCCACGGGTCCGATGACCGTAACGTTCGTTCTGGCCGTGGCCCTGGGCATCGCCTCGGCCATCGACGGCCGGGATGCGATTCTGGACGGCTTCGGTCTGATCGCCCTGGTGGCCATGGCGCCGATTCTCTCGGTCATGATTCTGGGCATGGTTGTGACGTTCATTAAAAACAGGAGTTGA